In Kitasatospora sp. NBC_00240, the following are encoded in one genomic region:
- a CDS encoding MDR family MFS transporter, with amino-acid sequence MTVTTPVPTGAATDDDAPMTHRQVLEALSGLLLGLFVAVLSSTVVSNALPRILTDLHGGESAYTWVITAALLSLTASTPIWGKLSDLVSKKLLVQIALVIYIVSSALAGLSQNTAELIACRILQGIGAGGVTALAQICLAAMVPPRQRGRYSGYFGAVFALATIGGPLIGGVIVDTDWLGWRWCFYVGIPFSLVAILVLQRTLRLPVVRRKAKIDYLGATVITGAVSLLMIWITLAGKNYAWLSWQTLAMVGGGLLLGALAVLVEGRAAEPIIPLSLFRHRTVTLAAIASVLVGVGMYGATTFLSQYFQLAREKSPTAAGLMTLPMILGLAVSSTVAGKLITRYGKWKAYLVVGTFLLAVGFGLLGTVRDDTGYGALSLYMVLTGIGLGLTMQNLVLAVQNTVPREELGAASSAVTFFRTMGGAMGVSALGALMTNRVGHYLTENLAAAGVPAGHAGAAGGGEIPDLHALPAPVVPLVTDAFGHGVGVVFLVAAPFALLAFLVVLFIREIPLRGGPQS; translated from the coding sequence ATGACCGTCACCACCCCCGTTCCGACCGGAGCCGCCACCGACGACGATGCCCCGATGACCCACCGCCAGGTCCTCGAAGCCCTCTCCGGGCTGCTGCTCGGGCTCTTCGTCGCGGTGCTCTCCTCGACGGTCGTCTCCAACGCCCTGCCGCGGATCCTCACCGACCTGCACGGCGGCGAGTCCGCCTACACCTGGGTGATCACCGCCGCCCTGCTCTCGCTGACGGCCTCCACCCCGATCTGGGGCAAGCTCTCCGACCTGGTCAGCAAGAAGCTGCTGGTCCAGATCGCCCTGGTGATCTACATCGTCTCCTCGGCACTCGCCGGGCTCTCCCAGAACACCGCCGAGCTGATCGCCTGCCGGATCCTGCAGGGGATAGGCGCCGGCGGCGTCACCGCGCTGGCCCAGATCTGCCTGGCCGCGATGGTCCCGCCGCGCCAGCGAGGACGCTACAGCGGCTACTTCGGTGCCGTCTTCGCCCTCGCCACCATCGGCGGCCCGCTGATCGGCGGCGTCATCGTCGACACCGACTGGCTCGGCTGGCGCTGGTGCTTCTACGTCGGCATCCCGTTCTCGCTGGTCGCCATCCTCGTCCTGCAGCGGACCCTGAGGCTGCCGGTGGTCCGGCGCAAGGCGAAGATCGACTACCTCGGTGCCACCGTCATCACCGGCGCCGTCAGCCTGCTGATGATCTGGATCACGCTGGCCGGGAAGAACTACGCCTGGCTCTCCTGGCAGACCCTGGCCATGGTCGGCGGCGGCCTGCTGCTCGGCGCGCTCGCCGTGCTGGTCGAGGGCCGCGCCGCCGAGCCGATCATCCCGCTCTCGCTCTTCCGGCACCGCACCGTCACCCTGGCCGCGATCGCCAGCGTGCTGGTCGGCGTCGGGATGTACGGCGCGACGACCTTCCTCAGCCAGTACTTCCAGCTCGCCCGCGAGAAGTCCCCCACCGCGGCCGGCCTGATGACGCTGCCGATGATCCTCGGCCTGGCCGTCTCCTCCACCGTCGCCGGCAAGCTGATCACCCGGTACGGGAAGTGGAAGGCCTACCTGGTCGTCGGGACGTTCCTGCTGGCCGTCGGTTTCGGCCTGCTCGGCACCGTCCGGGACGACACCGGCTACGGCGCGCTCTCCCTCTACATGGTGCTGACCGGCATCGGCCTCGGCCTCACCATGCAGAACCTCGTCCTCGCGGTGCAGAACACCGTGCCGCGGGAGGAGCTCGGCGCCGCCAGCTCGGCGGTCACCTTCTTCCGCACCATGGGCGGTGCGATGGGGGTCTCGGCCCTCGGCGCGCTGATGACCAACCGGGTCGGGCACTACCTGACCGAGAACCTGGCCGCGGCCGGCGTCCCGGCCGGGCACGCCGGCGCGGCCGGCGGCGGCGAGATCCCGGACCTGCACGCGCTGCCCGCGCCGGTCGTCCCGCTGGTGACCGACGCGTTCGGGCACGGCGTCGGTGTGGTGTTCCTGGTCGCGGCGCCGTTCGCGCTGCTGGCCTTCCTGGTGGTGCTCTTCATCCGGGAGATTCCGCTGCGCGGCGGCCCGCAGAGCTGA
- a CDS encoding MarR family transcriptional regulator, producing MSDEQALLSVEREIALLFRRGRAKVAELSRQVHPELEGMAYSMLGFVEQAGRVRLTDIGAHFSVGKATVSRQIKALEEIGLVAREADPLDRRASLVSLTEDGAERYLRVRNSRTGRFRELLATWPQDDVLRFADLLERFNELTGESLED from the coding sequence GTGAGTGACGAGCAGGCTCTGCTGTCGGTGGAGCGGGAGATTGCGCTGCTGTTCCGGCGGGGCCGGGCCAAGGTGGCGGAGCTGTCCCGCCAGGTGCACCCGGAGCTGGAGGGCATGGCGTACAGCATGCTCGGCTTCGTCGAGCAGGCCGGCCGGGTGCGGCTGACCGACATCGGCGCGCACTTCTCGGTCGGCAAGGCCACCGTCAGCCGGCAGATCAAGGCGCTGGAGGAGATCGGCCTGGTTGCCCGGGAGGCCGACCCGCTGGACCGCCGGGCGTCGCTGGTCTCGCTCACCGAGGACGGCGCGGAGCGCTATCTGCGGGTCCGCAACTCCCGGACTGGACGGTTCCGCGAACTGCTGGCGACCTGGCCGCAGGACGACGTGCTGCGCTTCGCCGACCTGCTGGAGCGGTTCAACGAGCTGACCGGCGAGTCGCTGGAGGACTGA
- a CDS encoding DUF3533 domain-containing protein: protein MAASGQGFVAEFKDAVTPRAALLVIAVLLLQLGFIVSYVGALHHPSPHQLSISVVAPPEVQPKLVAALEAVPDDAVKAGTVADPAEATALIKDQKIYAALVFDPAGTQDTLLVADARGPAAARAAEEIATGIAKGQGRTVVVQDVVPLAPGDAEGLSSFYLVIGWCVGGYLVASILGISAGSRPASTGRAVIRLGTLALYSVAAGIGGALIVGPVLDALPGSTWGLLGLGSLVVFAVGAFTMALQCLFGIVGIGLAVLVFVVLGNPSAGGVFPPPLMPAFWRAIGAWIPNGAGTDVARSIAYFDATGIVVPLMVLVAWAVVGVAVTLLAVSFRPGREEQRTPGQEQEPAPV, encoded by the coding sequence ATGGCCGCCTCCGGGCAGGGGTTCGTCGCGGAGTTCAAGGACGCGGTGACCCCTCGCGCAGCACTGCTGGTGATCGCCGTCCTCCTGCTCCAGCTGGGCTTCATCGTGTCGTACGTCGGTGCCCTGCATCACCCGAGCCCGCATCAGCTCTCGATCTCGGTGGTCGCCCCGCCCGAGGTGCAGCCGAAGCTGGTCGCCGCGCTGGAGGCGGTGCCGGACGACGCGGTGAAGGCGGGGACGGTGGCCGACCCGGCCGAGGCGACCGCCCTGATCAAGGATCAGAAGATCTACGCTGCCCTGGTCTTCGACCCGGCGGGCACCCAGGACACCCTGCTGGTCGCCGACGCCCGCGGCCCGGCCGCCGCGCGGGCCGCCGAGGAGATCGCCACCGGCATCGCGAAGGGCCAGGGCCGTACGGTCGTCGTCCAGGACGTGGTGCCGCTCGCGCCGGGGGACGCCGAGGGCCTCTCCTCCTTCTACCTGGTGATCGGTTGGTGCGTCGGCGGTTACCTGGTCGCCTCGATCCTCGGCATCAGCGCCGGCTCCCGGCCGGCCAGCACCGGACGCGCGGTGATCCGGCTGGGCACCCTGGCGCTCTACTCGGTCGCCGCCGGCATCGGCGGCGCGCTGATCGTCGGCCCGGTGCTGGACGCGCTGCCCGGTTCCACCTGGGGGCTGCTGGGCCTCGGCAGCCTGGTGGTGTTCGCGGTCGGCGCGTTCACCATGGCCCTGCAGTGCCTGTTCGGCATCGTCGGCATCGGGCTGGCGGTGCTGGTCTTCGTGGTGCTCGGCAACCCGAGTGCGGGCGGGGTCTTCCCTCCGCCGCTGATGCCGGCCTTCTGGCGGGCGATCGGCGCCTGGATCCCGAACGGCGCGGGCACCGACGTGGCCCGCTCGATCGCCTACTTCGACGCGACCGGGATCGTCGTACCGCTGATGGTGCTGGTGGCCTGGGCGGTGGTGGGCGTGGCCGTCACGCTGCTCGCGGTGTCCTTCCGGCCGGGGCGCGAGGAGCAGCGGACGCCCGGCCAGGAGCAGGAACCGGCCCCGGTTTGA